A single window of Pontibacillus chungwhensis DNA harbors:
- a CDS encoding DUF4385 domain-containing protein: MSFDYDMDFDQIDFRKRPDLYRVGRGEQGVLMVEPYKSEILPHWRFKTPDVAQESADKIYELFQKYKKEEDIVGMDMARKYTQMGYTRARRYANYKGGKKYDKDGNLNERDIDEEKAESARIFEEKWKTVRNDEEYLAYKKEHQKKYG, encoded by the coding sequence ATGAGCTTTGACTATGACATGGACTTTGATCAGATTGATTTTCGAAAACGTCCAGACCTTTACCGGGTGGGCAGGGGAGAGCAAGGCGTGTTAATGGTAGAGCCGTACAAGAGTGAAATTCTGCCCCATTGGCGATTTAAAACACCTGATGTTGCCCAAGAGTCTGCTGATAAAATCTATGAACTCTTTCAAAAGTATAAAAAAGAAGAAGACATTGTAGGAATGGATATGGCTCGTAAGTATACCCAAATGGGATACACACGCGCAAGAAGGTATGCCAACTACAAGGGTGGTAAGAAATATGACAAGGATGGCAATTTGAACGAAAGAGACATTGATGAGGAGAAAGCAGAATCTGCTCGTATCTTTGAAGAAAAGTGGAAAACAGTACGCAATGATGAGGAGTACTTAGCTTATAAGAAAGAACATCAAAAGAAATATGGATAA
- a CDS encoding LiaF transmembrane domain-containing protein, with product MRKWRVGTISMGLALIFLGALLMVGQFTEWDPVTLTMSWWPFILIVLGVEVLVYIVLSKKEKPVVQYDILSIFFIGVLGTVAIGLYLMTSLGLVNEVKGAMHTDWEEGSLPSFKEKVTEEIDTVILEESYNDLAIETNNARELHIFGTFRSDFQKSADIEKSDVASVNVVGDKMYIRLLQGASKDGLYHSRTFYNRTISLPEDVDVEIRGSIGDINLNTGTITGDWMIDEARSMVLDLPEEANVTVRAESYSEQIGWDVNWDQEETIGGEEEKGEKLYYKEKVFGDGEATIQVNLIDQFTIKDVGPRS from the coding sequence ATGAGGAAGTGGAGAGTCGGAACAATATCGATGGGGCTTGCCCTTATCTTTTTAGGGGCTTTACTTATGGTTGGTCAGTTTACAGAATGGGATCCTGTAACCTTAACGATGTCTTGGTGGCCATTTATTTTAATCGTACTTGGTGTTGAAGTATTGGTCTATATTGTCTTATCTAAGAAGGAAAAGCCGGTCGTTCAATATGATATCTTATCGATCTTCTTTATTGGAGTACTCGGAACCGTGGCGATTGGGCTCTACTTAATGACTTCCCTTGGTTTAGTTAATGAGGTGAAGGGGGCCATGCATACGGACTGGGAGGAAGGTTCTTTGCCGTCTTTCAAGGAGAAGGTGACTGAAGAAATTGATACGGTTATTTTAGAAGAATCGTATAATGATCTCGCCATTGAAACGAATAATGCCCGGGAGCTTCATATATTTGGGACGTTCAGATCGGATTTTCAAAAATCAGCAGATATCGAAAAGAGCGATGTAGCTTCTGTAAATGTAGTGGGAGACAAAATGTATATTCGTTTATTGCAAGGTGCTTCTAAAGACGGTCTGTATCACAGTCGAACGTTCTATAATCGAACAATTTCTCTGCCAGAGGATGTGGATGTTGAGATTCGCGGATCCATAGGCGATATAAACCTGAATACTGGCACGATTACAGGCGATTGGATGATTGATGAAGCTAGAAGTATGGTGTTAGACCTTCCTGAAGAAGCCAATGTAACGGTTCGTGCTGAAAGTTATTCGGAGCAAATTGGCTGGGACGTGAATTGGGATCAGGAAGAAACCATTGGTGGTGAAGAGGAAAAGGGAGAGAAACTTTACTATAAAGAGAAGGTCTTTGGAGACGGAGAAGCCACCATTCAAGTGAATTTAATTGATCAATTTACGATTAAAGATGTGGGACCTCGGTCTTAA
- a CDS encoding RNA polymerase sigma factor: MYASSIRVDLKRREGSLIQDERLIEKVKAGHQQALRLLIERYKGHVFKVTYSVVRDEKEAEDLAQETFMKMVDALPSYQSQGFKTWLSRIAMNKAIDFKRKKARQKEDLSHDVLEYERSKSAEQVWLEHEKVTAVSQSIQSLPANYQGVVQAYYIDGKSYREIAREQALEEKTVEMRLYRARKWMKQHWKEDEF; encoded by the coding sequence GTGTATGCTTCGTCTATAAGGGTGGATTTAAAGAGAAGGGAGGGGAGCTTAATTCAGGATGAGCGGTTAATTGAAAAGGTAAAAGCAGGTCATCAGCAGGCGCTTAGACTATTGATTGAGCGCTACAAAGGGCACGTGTTCAAAGTGACCTACAGTGTCGTTCGGGATGAGAAAGAGGCTGAAGATCTGGCGCAGGAGACGTTTATGAAGATGGTAGATGCGCTCCCCTCCTATCAGTCGCAAGGGTTTAAGACCTGGCTAAGTCGAATTGCGATGAACAAAGCGATTGACTTTAAGAGAAAGAAAGCCAGGCAGAAAGAAGATTTGTCTCATGACGTGCTTGAATATGAGCGAAGCAAAAGTGCTGAACAAGTTTGGCTTGAACATGAGAAAGTTACGGCTGTGTCCCAGTCGATTCAATCGTTACCTGCAAATTATCAAGGTGTCGTTCAGGCGTATTACATAGATGGGAAGTCTTACAGGGAGATCGCCAGAGAGCAGGCGCTGGAAGAGAAAACCGTAGAAATGCGCTTATACCGGGCAAGGAAGTGGATGAAACAACATTGGAAGGAGGATGAGTTTTAA
- a CDS encoding HAD family hydrolase yields the protein MASTHAFLNQSHLLIFDLDGTLYEDTNHFDHFAYKLKDQLPKEKQEAFLNDYKRVQEGNHPLSIGKVYDAQEDIFWTWDPFTEQLSNPQSWEGKHVQSQTAETFPASTFDFERWIAIGDGWWPPYVLALHYGLPIIDCHQAYDDTKVDMSSQEGWLTQTPGLRPFLEEIKKEKTIVLMTNSEATDVDRLLKELNLHDLFDDRITSATKPVQTSEHFHELLKRYKVKPEEAVSVGDNFMNEIAPALQYGMHAVWLTPDEPNIEHEKLHPVRSLTDIL from the coding sequence ATGGCATCAACTCACGCATTTCTGAACCAAAGTCACCTTCTCATTTTCGACCTGGATGGGACTCTTTACGAAGACACCAACCACTTCGATCATTTCGCCTATAAATTAAAAGACCAATTACCTAAAGAGAAACAAGAGGCTTTCTTGAACGATTACAAGCGTGTTCAAGAAGGAAATCATCCATTATCAATCGGGAAGGTCTACGATGCTCAGGAAGATATCTTCTGGACATGGGATCCGTTTACTGAACAGCTAAGCAACCCACAGTCTTGGGAAGGGAAACACGTTCAGAGTCAAACAGCAGAAACGTTCCCAGCCTCGACATTCGACTTTGAGCGTTGGATCGCAATCGGAGATGGCTGGTGGCCCCCGTATGTGCTAGCCCTTCATTATGGATTGCCCATAATCGACTGTCACCAGGCCTATGACGACACGAAAGTCGACATGTCCTCACAAGAGGGCTGGCTGACCCAAACACCTGGCCTGCGCCCGTTTTTAGAAGAGATTAAAAAAGAGAAAACGATCGTACTGATGACCAACAGCGAAGCTACAGATGTGGACCGCTTATTGAAAGAGTTAAATCTTCATGACCTGTTTGACGACCGTATTACCTCAGCCACGAAGCCTGTGCAAACGAGCGAGCACTTCCATGAACTTCTAAAACGCTACAAGGTAAAGCCAGAAGAAGCTGTCTCTGTCGGAGATAATTTCATGAACGAAATCGCACCTGCCCTTCAATATGGCATGCATGCTGTTTGGCTCACACCAGATGAGCCAAATATCGAACACGAGAAACTACATCCTGTCAGGTCGTTAACAGATATTCTTTGA
- a CDS encoding ABC transporter permease: protein MNVQAITLRIIRQFRRDKRSLALMLLAPLLVLTLMWLVLDGDRYEPTIALVNVPEQMSELLEEQDVTIQKMDLSEAEEALDDLEIDALIHRQQSELNVTLEGSDPSTNQAVMGVVQKAMQNAVPAQSMPFKPQFDYLHGSDSLGLFDNVGPVLIGFFVFFFVFIIGGVSFLRERTQGTLERILSTPLKRWEIVTGYVSGFGLFTILQTALIAFFAIYALDVWMAGSIWYVLLVSMLLALTALTFGTLLSAFANNEFQMIQFIPIVIVPQVFFSGLFNLDAVASWIKMIGQIMPLTYGASALRGVMIRGEGFTDIQMDVYVLVAFALTFFILNIVALKKHRKL from the coding sequence ATGAATGTTCAAGCGATTACGCTGCGGATTATACGACAATTTAGACGGGATAAACGATCTCTTGCCCTTATGCTTCTAGCGCCGCTTCTTGTACTAACGCTAATGTGGCTTGTGTTAGATGGGGATCGTTATGAACCAACGATTGCCTTAGTAAACGTTCCTGAACAGATGAGCGAGTTACTAGAAGAGCAGGATGTTACGATTCAAAAGATGGACCTCTCAGAAGCTGAAGAGGCACTAGACGATTTGGAAATAGATGCGCTTATTCATAGGCAGCAATCAGAGTTGAATGTGACTCTTGAAGGAAGTGATCCATCTACTAATCAGGCTGTGATGGGTGTTGTGCAGAAGGCGATGCAAAATGCTGTTCCCGCACAATCAATGCCTTTTAAGCCTCAATTTGATTATCTTCATGGCTCAGATAGTTTAGGGTTATTTGATAATGTGGGGCCTGTGCTTATCGGATTCTTTGTGTTCTTCTTTGTATTTATCATCGGAGGCGTTTCTTTCTTGCGTGAACGAACTCAAGGTACGCTTGAAAGGATTCTATCCACTCCCCTTAAAAGGTGGGAGATCGTGACGGGGTATGTATCTGGATTTGGCCTGTTTACGATTCTTCAAACCGCTCTTATTGCCTTTTTCGCAATTTATGCATTAGATGTGTGGATGGCTGGTTCTATTTGGTATGTGCTGCTTGTGTCGATGTTACTTGCGCTAACCGCTCTCACCTTTGGCACTTTACTGTCCGCTTTTGCGAACAATGAATTTCAAATGATTCAATTTATTCCTATCGTGATCGTCCCGCAAGTTTTCTTTTCTGGCTTGTTTAATCTCGATGCGGTTGCTTCATGGATTAAGATGATTGGACAAATTATGCCACTCACCTATGGAGCTAGTGCGTTAAGAGGGGTGATGATCCGCGGTGAAGGTTTTACCGATATTCAAATGGACGTATACGTATTAGTAGCATTTGCCCTTACCTTTTTTATCTTGAATATAGTAGCGTTGAAAAAGCATCGCAAGCTATAA
- a CDS encoding alanine/glycine:cation symporter family protein has protein sequence MQEKVLKVLEDISGFVWGVPLLVLLVGTGIYLTIRLGFLQLRMLPYALQLAFSPNKQDKKSKGDISHYQSLTTALAATIGTGNIAGVAGAVLLGGPGAIFWMWITALFGMATKYAEAILAVKYRVTDKDGKMSGGPMYYLEKGLKAKPLGILFAFFGSIAAFGIGNMAQSNTLADAVDTTFNVPTWLTGIILTALTILVVLGGIKSIGKVTSFFVPIMAVFYIIAGLIIIILNLDLVGPAFATIFRSAFTGEAAVGGAIGSAIRYGVARGVFSNEAGLGSAPIAAAAAKTDYPGRQALVSMTQVFLDTILVCTITGLTIVMADLYTGNIDGADLTSASFEKFLGNTGSIIVAIGLVFFTFSTIVGWSYYGEKCFGYLTKERMLPAYRLVFIAFVFVGAVVKIDIVWTFADIMNGLMAAPNLIGLLGLSGVVVSETKRFMRVAKEERQANSKAQVPG, from the coding sequence ATGCAAGAAAAGGTTTTGAAAGTCTTGGAAGATATAAGTGGATTTGTATGGGGAGTACCGCTTCTTGTTCTGTTAGTCGGAACAGGAATATACTTAACGATTCGCTTAGGTTTCTTACAATTACGTATGCTTCCCTACGCCCTCCAGCTTGCTTTTAGCCCGAATAAGCAAGACAAAAAATCAAAAGGGGATATCTCTCACTACCAATCATTAACGACCGCTTTAGCGGCTACCATTGGAACAGGGAATATCGCTGGTGTAGCTGGGGCCGTATTATTAGGAGGACCTGGCGCTATTTTTTGGATGTGGATTACAGCCCTATTTGGTATGGCAACCAAATACGCAGAGGCAATCCTTGCGGTTAAATATCGCGTTACAGACAAAGATGGGAAGATGTCCGGTGGTCCTATGTACTACCTTGAAAAGGGACTAAAAGCTAAGCCCCTTGGCATTTTATTTGCCTTCTTTGGTTCGATCGCCGCTTTTGGAATCGGGAATATGGCTCAGTCTAACACGTTAGCCGATGCCGTAGATACCACGTTTAATGTCCCGACTTGGCTAACTGGAATTATCCTAACAGCTTTAACCATCCTTGTTGTTCTAGGTGGAATTAAGAGTATCGGAAAAGTGACTTCTTTCTTTGTACCGATAATGGCAGTGTTCTACATTATTGCAGGTCTTATTATTATTATTTTAAATTTAGATCTTGTGGGCCCTGCCTTCGCAACTATCTTTAGAAGTGCCTTTACCGGAGAAGCTGCTGTCGGGGGAGCAATCGGGAGTGCAATCCGATACGGAGTAGCACGAGGAGTATTCTCAAATGAAGCAGGTCTTGGTTCCGCACCAATAGCGGCCGCTGCTGCCAAAACAGATTACCCAGGTCGTCAGGCCCTTGTTTCCATGACACAGGTCTTCCTTGATACGATTCTGGTTTGTACCATTACTGGACTCACTATTGTGATGGCGGACCTTTATACAGGAAACATTGACGGCGCCGATCTAACAAGTGCATCTTTCGAGAAATTCTTAGGTAACACTGGTTCGATCATCGTCGCAATTGGATTAGTCTTCTTTACATTCTCAACCATCGTCGGCTGGTCCTACTACGGGGAGAAATGCTTTGGGTATTTAACAAAAGAACGAATGCTACCAGCATACCGTCTTGTGTTTATTGCCTTTGTATTCGTCGGAGCTGTCGTAAAGATCGACATCGTTTGGACATTTGCTGATATCATGAACGGCCTAATGGCTGCACCAAACTTAATCGGTCTCCTTGGACTATCTGGCGTTGTCGTTTCCGAGACAAAACGATTCATGAGAGTCGCCAAAGAAGAACGACAAGCAAACTCAAAAGCACAAGTGCCCGGTTAG
- a CDS encoding FusB/FusC family EF-G-binding protein, which translates to MESFIRSDQFNYIEEQIKHLLHSHATVNDAGVLDALRSVTKEKVLERFGSLTEYQEELIVKIIDVQDQADATLYLSRLRQYVHPFPEVKEENVQRAFPALKKVKVPSLERVDNRDLTYIGWDDYGSRQKFLMFRTEEGWTGIKGSFRKSQRNGICSICHSQERVGLFMADIKTAGESELKRGHYICQDSVACNQNIQRLEPLNNFIEAMTSDD; encoded by the coding sequence ATGGAATCTTTCATTCGAAGCGATCAATTCAATTATATAGAAGAACAAATTAAACATTTACTGCACAGCCATGCGACTGTCAATGATGCAGGCGTACTTGATGCTTTACGTTCTGTCACGAAAGAGAAGGTACTAGAGAGGTTTGGGTCGTTAACGGAATACCAGGAAGAACTGATTGTAAAGATTATCGACGTACAAGACCAAGCGGATGCGACGTTGTATTTGTCTAGATTACGTCAGTATGTGCATCCTTTCCCAGAGGTTAAAGAGGAAAATGTTCAGCGGGCTTTTCCGGCTTTGAAGAAGGTCAAAGTTCCGTCTCTTGAAAGAGTGGACAACAGAGATCTTACCTATATAGGATGGGATGATTATGGATCTCGGCAAAAGTTCCTCATGTTTCGAACAGAAGAGGGGTGGACAGGCATTAAAGGTTCTTTCCGGAAAAGCCAAAGGAATGGGATCTGTTCCATCTGCCATAGTCAGGAGAGAGTTGGGCTGTTCATGGCCGATATTAAAACGGCTGGTGAGTCTGAGCTGAAGCGTGGTCATTATATTTGCCAGGATAGTGTGGCGTGTAATCAGAATATCCAAAGGCTAGAACCATTGAACAACTTTATTGAAGCCATGACAAGCGACGATTGA
- a CDS encoding NRAMP family divalent metal transporter, which translates to MDQRSRLRLLLGAAFLMATSAIGPGFLTQTTTFTEQLAANFGFVILISIIIDIGAQLNIWRIISVSGKPAQDIANSVLPGLGFVLSILIVLGGLAFNIGNIAGAGLGTNVLFGLSPKIGALFSGIVAIGIFLVREAEKLMDRFAQILGFIMIGLTIYVMFTAQPPVGEAVIRSVAPEKINFLAIVTLVGGTVGGYITFAGGHRLLEAGIKGKESLGYVNRSAISAISIASIMRIFLFLAALGVVAQGITLDPSNPPASVFQAAAGNVGYKIFGVIMWSAAVTSVVGAAYTSVSFIKTFSPFIERNQKWIIVGFIAVSTLVFSLVGKPVSLLILAGSLNGLILPLSLGVILIAAHKKSVVGDYKHPVWLTIFGGFIVVAMAYMGVISLFEGMSSLL; encoded by the coding sequence ATGGACCAACGTTCTAGACTAAGGTTGCTTCTTGGAGCAGCTTTTCTGATGGCCACTTCTGCAATTGGCCCAGGATTCCTCACTCAAACCACCACATTCACAGAACAACTCGCAGCAAATTTTGGTTTTGTTATTCTCATCTCTATTATTATCGACATTGGCGCTCAACTTAATATATGGCGCATTATTTCTGTAAGCGGTAAGCCCGCACAGGATATCGCGAACAGCGTCCTCCCAGGGCTCGGCTTCGTTCTTTCGATTCTGATTGTACTAGGAGGACTTGCTTTTAACATTGGTAATATTGCCGGGGCTGGATTAGGGACGAATGTATTGTTTGGCCTTTCTCCTAAGATCGGAGCATTATTTAGCGGGATTGTAGCGATCGGAATCTTCCTCGTTCGAGAAGCCGAGAAATTAATGGATCGGTTCGCTCAAATTCTAGGATTTATTATGATCGGCCTTACCATCTACGTGATGTTTACAGCCCAACCACCCGTCGGAGAAGCCGTAATCCGATCCGTCGCACCTGAGAAAATTAACTTTCTTGCCATCGTAACACTCGTTGGAGGTACCGTTGGAGGATACATAACGTTCGCAGGTGGGCACCGCCTTCTTGAAGCAGGTATTAAAGGAAAAGAATCACTTGGTTACGTCAATCGAAGCGCGATCTCCGCCATCAGCATTGCATCCATTATGCGAATCTTTTTGTTCCTCGCAGCTCTTGGTGTAGTCGCTCAAGGAATTACATTGGACCCAAGCAACCCACCCGCTTCCGTATTCCAAGCAGCAGCAGGAAACGTTGGGTACAAAATTTTCGGCGTCATTATGTGGTCAGCAGCCGTAACGTCCGTAGTTGGAGCTGCCTATACATCCGTTTCCTTCATTAAAACATTCAGCCCGTTCATTGAACGAAATCAAAAATGGATTATCGTCGGATTTATTGCCGTATCTACCCTTGTCTTTAGCTTAGTTGGGAAACCTGTAAGCTTATTGATCTTGGCCGGCTCATTGAATGGACTCATCTTACCACTATCACTCGGGGTTATCTTGATCGCCGCGCATAAAAAGTCTGTTGTCGGTGATTATAAGCATCCCGTATGGTTAACGATCTTCGGTGGATTTATCGTAGTCGCCATGGCTTATATGGGTGTAATTTCCCTATTTGAAGGAATGAGTTCGTTGCTTTAA
- a CDS encoding SOS response-associated peptidase has product MCGRFTFTAEEHEILKAYGIAPGDSWIEPRYNIAPGQQVVTVVNDGEKNRIGQLKWGLVPVWAKDPSIGYKMINARSETAHEKPSFKRLLERKRCLILADSFYEWKKENGQKQPYRIFPEDRSFFAFAGLWDRFKQGDEELVTCTILTKEANEFMEPIHSRMPVILPREDEAWWMEQKKRDVNELHDYLINLQMDALDAYPVSTYVNHAKNEGPACIESLT; this is encoded by the coding sequence ATGTGTGGTCGATTTACTTTTACAGCAGAAGAGCATGAGATCTTAAAAGCGTATGGGATCGCTCCTGGTGATTCCTGGATAGAACCGCGATATAACATTGCACCTGGTCAACAAGTCGTAACGGTTGTAAATGACGGAGAGAAGAACCGGATTGGCCAACTGAAGTGGGGGCTCGTGCCTGTGTGGGCGAAGGATCCTTCTATTGGCTACAAAATGATTAACGCAAGATCTGAAACGGCTCATGAAAAACCGAGTTTTAAACGGTTATTAGAAAGAAAAAGGTGCCTGATCTTAGCCGATAGTTTCTATGAATGGAAGAAGGAAAATGGTCAGAAACAACCTTATCGTATTTTCCCTGAAGATCGATCCTTCTTTGCGTTTGCTGGTCTATGGGACCGCTTTAAACAAGGGGATGAGGAGCTCGTCACCTGTACAATCTTAACGAAGGAAGCGAATGAGTTCATGGAACCGATTCATAGCCGTATGCCTGTTATTTTACCGAGAGAAGATGAGGCATGGTGGATGGAGCAGAAGAAGCGAGATGTAAACGAGCTTCATGACTATCTGATTAATCTTCAAATGGACGCTTTAGATGCTTATCCAGTCAGTACGTATGTGAATCATGCGAAGAATGAAGGACCTGCATGTATCGAATCGTTAACCTAG
- a CDS encoding CAP domain-containing protein: MSKHRIWIVVVLMLFVLSPGVVYGDEDHAVAVESTSYTISYHEKGSPNGLVPTASPVISYYVKLSNYDLAYDMEMLLNGEKVSASYNEESGMLTYQAKGLSGENTVTVRSVVHGVKQLERTWSFEVDRRNLNPFASTDESVLSTVEDDALQRANEYRERLGAPMLKRNDQLKSAAQAHANYIQSYTKGHYESASHEDLFTGKKPAQRTAFFGYPKWFVGEGITYQEPGGQASIDHLFDAPYHRMSLMNPFYNEAGTGYNDEGDFVMNFGGEGSNGEHHVIQYPYANQEDVPVSWYAYESPNPLRFFNQDKVWTGYPISYVYYGPSSDELQVDNVELTDESGEVVESYTITPDMEDEGDHHVFIIPHDKLSPGEEYKASVQAQVTPGDGEAFDVSRTWSFTTGENIAFKDIYFEDQNDIHFLTLEWMNGEDPKAQITLEKNGQVYLEKKGNTQRNVRSLESGTYQLKVDSPHFDQEETYTVKIQSGDIAHYESGSELSVTNFYQSDSLEALYQKYPIWEAGESAYGAHKEWTISFNTQVNRSSVNGEQIFIVNSIGETIATSLKRNGRGDSITVMPPEKGYSNGEYRLIIKPLENTDGLMMDSGLQMPFTVQS; encoded by the coding sequence ATGAGCAAACACCGAATTTGGATAGTAGTTGTGCTCATGCTGTTTGTTCTTTCTCCGGGGGTTGTATACGGAGATGAGGATCATGCGGTAGCAGTAGAATCTACGTCCTATACGATTAGCTATCACGAGAAAGGCTCTCCTAACGGCCTTGTCCCGACAGCATCACCTGTCATCAGCTATTATGTGAAGCTATCAAACTATGATTTGGCTTATGATATGGAGATGTTGTTGAATGGAGAGAAAGTTTCCGCCTCCTATAATGAAGAATCAGGAATGCTTACATATCAGGCGAAAGGTCTCTCGGGTGAGAATACTGTAACGGTTCGAAGTGTTGTGCACGGCGTGAAGCAACTTGAGCGTACGTGGTCATTTGAAGTCGACCGTCGTAATTTGAATCCTTTCGCTTCAACAGATGAAAGCGTCTTGTCCACAGTTGAAGATGATGCGCTTCAACGTGCGAATGAATACCGTGAACGATTAGGCGCACCTATGCTTAAGCGGAATGATCAACTGAAAAGCGCTGCACAGGCCCATGCCAATTATATTCAGTCCTATACAAAAGGGCACTATGAATCAGCTAGTCATGAAGATTTATTTACAGGTAAGAAACCAGCACAGCGTACGGCCTTCTTTGGTTATCCAAAATGGTTCGTAGGGGAAGGAATTACTTATCAAGAGCCTGGTGGACAAGCCTCAATTGATCATTTATTTGATGCTCCTTACCACCGCATGAGTTTGATGAACCCTTTCTATAATGAAGCGGGGACGGGATACAATGATGAAGGTGATTTCGTCATGAATTTTGGCGGAGAGGGTAGCAATGGAGAACACCATGTCATTCAGTACCCTTATGCCAATCAGGAAGATGTGCCAGTATCTTGGTATGCATATGAATCACCAAATCCTCTTCGATTCTTTAACCAAGATAAAGTGTGGACAGGTTATCCAATCTCTTATGTGTATTATGGTCCTTCCTCTGATGAACTTCAGGTAGACAATGTTGAGTTGACGGACGAAAGTGGTGAAGTGGTAGAGTCCTATACCATCACCCCAGATATGGAAGATGAAGGGGACCATCATGTGTTTATTATTCCACATGATAAGCTCTCACCTGGAGAGGAATATAAGGCCAGCGTTCAAGCTCAAGTAACCCCTGGTGATGGAGAGGCCTTTGATGTATCACGTACGTGGTCTTTTACAACAGGAGAGAATATTGCCTTTAAGGATATTTACTTTGAGGATCAAAATGATATTCATTTCCTTACCCTTGAGTGGATGAATGGAGAGGATCCTAAAGCTCAAATAACGTTAGAAAAGAATGGACAAGTTTACTTAGAGAAGAAAGGAAATACTCAGCGTAACGTACGCTCCCTTGAATCAGGGACGTATCAATTGAAGGTGGACAGCCCTCATTTTGATCAGGAAGAGACGTATACCGTCAAGATTCAGTCAGGTGACATCGCTCACTATGAATCGGGGAGTGAGCTATCGGTTACTAACTTCTATCAATCTGATTCCCTTGAGGCCCTCTATCAGAAATATCCAATTTGGGAAGCTGGTGAGAGTGCTTATGGAGCTCATAAAGAGTGGACCATTTCCTTTAACACTCAGGTCAATAGAAGTTCTGTAAATGGAGAGCAAATCTTCATTGTTAATAGTATAGGAGAAACCATCGCTACTTCTCTTAAGCGCAACGGAAGAGGAGACTCGATCACAGTCATGCCTCCTGAAAAGGGGTATTCAAATGGAGAGTATCGGCTTATTATTAAACCTCTTGAGAATACAGATGGCCTTATGATGGATTCTGGTCTGCAAATGCCATTTACGGTTCAATCGTAG
- a CDS encoding TetR family transcriptional regulator: MTEYDAFKELLESDDQEQLTPKQQQIVQAAIEMFSEKGYASTSTSEIAKRAGVAEGTIFRHYKTKKDLLLAIVSPVITKLAVPFIAQSFVKQVFKEGEHEDFEELLRTILVNRFEFAKKNVPLLKIVLQEVAFHPELQDRYKEVFRAEVLPHFERFISHYQEQGLIKDYPTETVLRLVITTVIGFLVTRFIIMPDGEWDDEAEIDRTIDYILNGLQV, translated from the coding sequence GTGACGGAATATGATGCTTTCAAGGAACTGCTAGAATCAGATGATCAAGAGCAGCTTACCCCGAAGCAACAACAAATTGTGCAAGCGGCTATAGAAATGTTCTCTGAAAAAGGTTATGCATCGACCTCAACAAGCGAGATTGCAAAACGTGCTGGGGTGGCGGAAGGAACCATCTTTCGTCATTACAAAACCAAGAAGGACCTCTTACTGGCGATTGTTTCTCCTGTTATTACAAAGCTCGCTGTTCCATTTATTGCTCAGTCCTTTGTGAAACAAGTGTTTAAAGAAGGGGAACATGAAGATTTCGAAGAATTGTTGAGGACGATTCTTGTGAATCGATTTGAATTTGCGAAGAAGAATGTCCCGCTTTTAAAAATCGTCCTGCAGGAGGTCGCCTTTCACCCCGAGCTCCAGGATCGATATAAAGAAGTGTTTCGTGCAGAAGTATTGCCGCACTTCGAACGTTTCATAAGCCACTATCAGGAACAAGGGCTTATTAAAGATTACCCGACCGAAACGGTTCTTCGGTTAGTCATTACAACAGTCATCGGGTTTTTAGTGACTCGATTTATCATCATGCCAGATGGTGAATGGGATGATGAAGCGGAGATTGATCGTACAATCGACTATATTTTGAATGGTCTTCAGGTATGA
- a CDS encoding zf-HC2 domain-containing protein: MKHIETTQLEAYVLDQLGENERMAIEEHLDTCDSCFEAYMTELESWTLEPSLADDFTDQTIDQIIEKQVMPTVEVKRTSVQKQKRTLMHYGLAAGLTLVLMVSGAFEQVIHVFDEDTFKERPSISKNIVSETDRLLQKVNEEMGSDVDE, encoded by the coding sequence ATGAAGCATATTGAGACGACACAATTAGAAGCCTATGTTCTTGATCAACTGGGCGAAAATGAGCGCATGGCCATAGAGGAACACTTAGACACATGTGATTCTTGCTTTGAAGCTTACATGACGGAACTAGAAAGCTGGACATTGGAACCATCACTCGCTGATGATTTTACTGATCAAACGATTGATCAAATTATAGAGAAACAAGTTATGCCTACAGTTGAGGTCAAACGAACCTCTGTTCAAAAGCAAAAACGCACGTTGATGCATTACGGACTCGCAGCTGGTTTAACGCTTGTTTTGATGGTGTCAGGTGCGTTTGAGCAGGTCATTCATGTATTCGATGAGGATACGTTCAAAGAAAGACCTTCCATCTCAAAAAATATTGTAAGTGAGACCGATCGCTTACTTCAGAAAGTAAATGAAGAAATGGGGAGTGATGTAGATGAATAA